Proteins encoded by one window of Hippoglossus hippoglossus isolate fHipHip1 chromosome 15, fHipHip1.pri, whole genome shotgun sequence:
- the npy4r gene encoding neuropeptide Y receptor type 4 has product MSLSGNTSQSPPPPPTALPLSLNGSTSPLSLPGEEGRSSHESVRWPGNESQLLSNIFVLGHDEQCHMSPVLTGGLVVLYSITMVLGLVGNIGLICIITRRREKVNVTSIFICNLSFSDILVCVFCLPFTVIYTIMDHWVFGSLLCRLVPFIQCVSVTVSVLSLVFIALERHQLIINPSGWKPSIPQAYTVLVLIWILACLTSTPFLVFQLLTNEPYNNVILPQSPLHHWASPQAHLNASLPQPASYTYKNSSVPPGSYHTLLSYIPTIPHMEACLEHWPSPQHRLAYTTWLLLFQYCGPLLLVLLCYVRVFVRLRHRKEMLDRARTPESHRINNSRRINIMLVTLITAFALCWLPLTIFNVVSDWNQEALPICHHNLLFSLCHLLAMSSTCINPIIYGFLNSNFRQEVREVLLHCRCHPLEEECEQFPMSIVHMEVSRTSVPLTCMSNSV; this is encoded by the coding sequence ATGTCCTTGAGTGGCAACACAAGCCAgtctcctccgccgccgccgacAGCTCTGCCTCTGTCCTTGAACGGCTCCACCTCTCCGCTCTCCCTACCAGGGGAAGAGGGAAGGAGCAGTCACGAGTCCGTGCGATGGCCAGGGAACGAGTCCCAGCTCCTCTCCAACATCTTTGTTCTCGGGCACGATGAGCAGTGCCATATGTCTCCTGTTCTTACGGGGGGTCTCGTGGTGTTGTACAGCATCACAATGGTGCTGGGGCTGGTGGGTAACATCGGCCTCATCTGCATCATCACCCGTCGCAGAGAGAAAGTCAACGTCACCAGCATTTTCATCTGCAACCTGTCATTCTCTGACATTCTAGTGTGCGTCTTCTGCCTGCCTTTCACTGTCATATACACGATCATGGATCACTGGGTGTTTGGGTCTCTGTTGTGTCGCCTTGTGCCGTTCATCCAGTGCGTATCTGTGACGGTGTCCGTGCTGTCCCTCGTGTTCATCGCCCTGGAAAGACATCAGCTCATCATTAACCCCTCTGGGTGGAAGCCGAGCATTCCTCAGGCATACACGGTACTCGTTCTCATTTGGATTCTGGCCTGTTTGACTTCTACACCCTTCTTGGTCTTTCAGCTGCTCACGAATGAGCCCTACAATAATGTGATCCTGCCCCAGTCTCCACTTCATCACTGGGCCTCCCCTCAGGCTCACCTCAATGCATCTCTGCCTCAACCTGCCTCTTACACATACAAAAACTCATCTGTGCCTCCAGGTTCATATCACACCCTCTTGTCTTACATCCCCACGATTCCACACATGGAGGCCTGTCTGGAGCACTGGCCGTCCCCGCAGCACAGGCTCGCCTACACCACGTGGCTCCTGCTGTTCCAGTACTGTGGCCCGCTGTTGCTGGTGCTGCTCTGTTACGTTAGAGTTTTTGTGCGCCTTCGTCATCGCAAAGAAATGCTCGACCGGGCCAGGACCCCTGAGAGCCATCGCATTAACAACAGCCGGCGCATCAACATCATGCTGGTCACCCTCATAACGGCCTTTGCCCTTTGCTGGCTGCCGCTCACCATCTTTAATGTGGTGTCCGACTGGAACCAGGAGGCTCTGCCCATCTGCCACCACAACCTGCTCTTCTCCCTTTGCCACCTGCTGGCCATGTCCTCCACCTGCATCAACCCCATCATCTACGGCTTCCTCAACTCCAACTTCAGGCAGGAGGTGAGGGAGGTTCTCCTGCACTGCCGCTGCCACCCGctggaggaggagtgtgagCAGTTCCCCATGTCCATTGTGCACATGGAAGTGTCCCGCACCTCTGTGCCTCTCACCTGCATGAGCAACTCTGTGTGA